Proteins co-encoded in one Cytobacillus sp. NJ13 genomic window:
- a CDS encoding O-acetylhomoserine aminocarboxypropyltransferase/cysteine synthase: protein MTDKQKNYRFETIGVHGGLKPDPLTGARALPIYQNNAYQFKNTDHAADLFALKEPGYIYSRIHNPTVSVFEERVALLEGGVGALALASGQSAITLAILNIAEAGDEIVAASNLYGGTYNLFAVTLPKYGIKVKLVDPKDPENFRNAISDKTKAIFAETIGNPSLKILDIEKVAAIAHENGVPLIVDNTFATPYLCRPIEHGADIVIHSATKWLLGNGTTMGGIIVDGGKFDWNSPKFPGFTEPDPSYHDIVYSEAIGEAAYIIKARVQLLRDLGPAMSAQSAFQFTLGLETLHVRMKEHIANTKKVVEYLEAHPAVNWVLYPGHESHPDKELADKYLPKGAGAVAVFGISGGREAGAKLINNLQLWAHVANVGDAKSLIIHPASTTHQQLDEEGLKAAGVAEDLIRISIGIENAEDLIEDLEQAIEAAAGITSLAAKA, encoded by the coding sequence ATGACTGACAAACAAAAAAATTACCGTTTTGAAACAATTGGAGTGCATGGGGGACTGAAGCCTGACCCTCTAACTGGTGCAAGGGCGTTACCGATTTACCAGAATAATGCTTACCAGTTCAAGAATACAGATCACGCTGCAGATCTCTTTGCTCTTAAAGAGCCAGGATATATTTATAGCAGGATACATAACCCGACTGTAAGTGTATTTGAGGAAAGAGTGGCCTTGCTAGAAGGAGGAGTTGGTGCATTGGCTCTTGCAAGCGGACAGTCAGCCATTACGCTTGCCATATTAAACATAGCTGAAGCAGGCGATGAAATTGTTGCTGCGTCCAATTTATATGGCGGTACTTATAATTTGTTTGCAGTCACACTTCCCAAGTATGGAATTAAAGTGAAACTGGTCGATCCAAAAGATCCGGAAAATTTCCGTAACGCGATTTCAGATAAAACAAAGGCCATCTTTGCGGAAACGATTGGAAACCCAAGCTTAAAAATCCTGGATATTGAAAAGGTCGCAGCAATTGCTCACGAGAACGGTGTGCCGCTTATTGTCGATAACACCTTTGCTACACCTTATCTTTGCAGGCCTATCGAACATGGTGCTGACATTGTTATACACTCTGCGACTAAATGGCTGCTCGGCAATGGAACAACAATGGGAGGAATTATTGTAGACGGCGGAAAATTTGACTGGAATTCCCCTAAGTTCCCGGGCTTTACAGAGCCGGATCCGAGCTACCATGATATTGTCTATAGCGAAGCAATTGGCGAGGCGGCTTATATTATAAAAGCACGCGTTCAGCTGTTAAGAGACTTAGGGCCTGCAATGAGTGCGCAAAGCGCATTTCAGTTTACATTGGGGCTTGAGACTTTGCATGTGAGAATGAAGGAGCACATTGCCAATACAAAAAAAGTAGTAGAATATCTTGAGGCGCATCCAGCCGTTAATTGGGTGCTTTATCCAGGTCATGAAAGCCATCCGGACAAAGAATTGGCAGATAAATATTTGCCTAAAGGAGCAGGCGCTGTGGCTGTGTTTGGAATATCCGGCGGAAGAGAGGCTGGAGCCAAGCTAATCAATAACCTGCAGCTATGGGCACACGTGGCTAATGTAGGGGATGCAAAGAGCCTGATTATCCACCCTGCAAGCACCACTCACCAGCAGCTGGATGAAGAAGGTTTAAAAGCTGCCGGAGTGGCGGAAGATCTAATTCGGATTTCTATCGGAATCGAGAATGCGGAAGATTTGATTGAGGATCTTGAACAGGCGATTGAAGCAGCTGCAGGCATCACATCGCTTGCTGCAAAAGCATAA
- a CDS encoding methionine ABC transporter ATP-binding protein: protein MISIKDVQKVFSSKKGQVKAVDGVNLEVKEGEIFGVIGYSGAGKSTLIRMLNGLELPTHGSVTVAGNEVSKIKGSKLRKARQEISMIFQHFNLLWSRTVRENIAFPLEIAGVSRQERLKRVNELIKLVGLEGREDAYPSQLSGGQKQRVGIARALANNPKVLLCDEATSALDPQTTDSILELLVDINERLGLTIVLITHEMHVIRKICHRVAVMEGGRIVEIGPVLDVFRNPKAAITKRFVQQVTEPEETKETIDHLVDLYPKGKVVQLGFVGESVEQPLITNLIRNFQVTVNILQGKISQTQNGSYGTLFIHVDGEAEEVAKAIEFIHSQQVGVEVISNA, encoded by the coding sequence TTGATTTCTATAAAAGATGTACAGAAGGTTTTTTCTTCAAAAAAAGGCCAGGTAAAAGCAGTTGATGGTGTAAACCTGGAGGTGAAAGAGGGAGAAATTTTCGGAGTTATCGGATATAGCGGTGCAGGTAAAAGTACCTTGATCCGCATGCTGAATGGGTTAGAGCTTCCTACACATGGCAGTGTAACAGTTGCAGGAAATGAAGTTTCAAAGATAAAGGGAAGCAAGCTAAGAAAAGCGCGTCAGGAAATAAGCATGATTTTCCAGCATTTCAACCTATTATGGTCGAGAACAGTAAGGGAGAATATCGCATTTCCGCTTGAAATCGCTGGTGTTTCACGGCAGGAAAGGCTGAAAAGGGTAAACGAACTCATTAAACTCGTTGGTCTTGAAGGAAGAGAAGATGCCTATCCTTCCCAGCTTAGCGGCGGTCAAAAGCAAAGAGTTGGAATTGCTAGAGCCCTTGCCAACAATCCGAAAGTACTGCTTTGTGATGAGGCGACATCTGCACTTGATCCGCAGACTACAGATTCCATTTTGGAGCTGCTTGTTGACATCAATGAGCGTCTGGGCTTAACCATTGTCCTAATTACTCATGAAATGCACGTTATCCGTAAAATCTGCCATCGGGTTGCCGTTATGGAAGGTGGCCGAATTGTTGAAATCGGACCAGTATTGGATGTGTTTAGGAATCCCAAAGCTGCGATTACAAAGCGGTTTGTACAGCAGGTGACAGAGCCAGAAGAAACTAAGGAAACGATTGATCACCTGGTCGATTTGTATCCAAAAGGAAAAGTAGTGCAATTAGGGTTTGTCGGCGAATCAGTTGAACAGCCATTGATTACAAACCTGATCCGTAATTTCCAGGTAACCGTTAATATCCTTCAAGGAAAGATTTCCCAGACGCAGAATGGTTCTTACGGTACTTTATTTATCCATGTTGATGGAGAAGCAGAGGAAGTTGCAAAGGCCATTGAATTTATTCATTCTCAGCAGGTGGGCGTGGAGGTGATTTCCAATGCTTAA
- a CDS encoding methionine ABC transporter permease → MLNEWFPNVKWDSMWEATMETLYMTAISVLATFILGAILGLLLFLTSKGNIWENAAINKIISAFVNIFRSIPFIILIVLLIPFTKFLLGTMIGEDAALPALIIGAAPFYARMVEIGLREIDKGVIEAAKSMGAKTSTIIWKVLLPESMPALVSGITVTAIALVGYTAMAGVIGAGGLGNLAYLEGFQRSRSDVTLMATVIILIIVFIIQFIGDIITTKLDKR, encoded by the coding sequence ATGCTTAACGAATGGTTTCCAAATGTGAAGTGGGATTCCATGTGGGAAGCTACAATGGAAACCCTATATATGACAGCTATTTCTGTTCTTGCAACTTTTATTTTAGGTGCAATTCTGGGACTGCTGCTCTTCCTGACTTCCAAGGGTAACATTTGGGAAAACGCAGCAATTAATAAAATCATTTCAGCTTTCGTCAATATATTCCGCTCAATTCCATTTATTATTCTGATCGTGTTATTGATTCCATTTACCAAGTTTCTTCTTGGAACAATGATCGGGGAAGATGCAGCACTGCCTGCATTAATTATTGGTGCTGCCCCGTTTTATGCACGTATGGTTGAAATCGGCTTGAGGGAAATAGATAAAGGTGTAATTGAAGCGGCCAAGTCGATGGGCGCAAAAACAAGCACGATTATCTGGAAGGTTCTGCTTCCGGAATCAATGCCCGCCCTTGTTTCAGGAATTACCGTTACGGCCATCGCGCTGGTTGGCTACACAGCCATGGCCGGTGTTATCGGTGCTGGCGGACTTGGAAACCTTGCTTACCTGGAAGGATTCCAGAGGAGCCGCAGTGATGTGACGCTTATGGCGACTGTCATTATTCTAATCATCGTATTTATCATCCAGTTTATTGGAGATATCATAACAACAAAATTAGACAAACGTTAA
- a CDS encoding MetQ/NlpA family ABC transporter substrate-binding protein translates to MKKWLSLALALAVALVLAACGTSEKDGNAGEGGESKESTKITVGASNVPHAEILEEAKPLLEEKGFELDVVPFQDYVLPNQALESKELDANYFQHIPYLESQKAEHGYDFTNAGGIHIEPIGVYSQKYKSLDELPEGASIIMSNSVADHGRILSMLEAEGLITLNEDVEKTEATLEDIKENPKKLKFDTEYEASLLPQIYNNGEGDAVLINSNYAIDAGLNPLEDSIAIEDKDSPYVNVIAVRTGDEEKEGIKALVEVLRSKEIQDFILEKYEGAVVPVSE, encoded by the coding sequence ATGAAAAAATGGTTATCACTTGCTCTTGCACTTGCAGTAGCTCTTGTTCTTGCAGCTTGCGGAACTTCGGAAAAAGACGGCAATGCCGGTGAAGGCGGAGAAAGTAAAGAAAGCACGAAAATTACAGTAGGGGCTTCCAACGTACCTCACGCTGAAATTCTTGAAGAGGCAAAGCCATTACTTGAAGAAAAAGGCTTTGAACTTGATGTTGTGCCATTCCAGGATTATGTATTGCCAAACCAGGCTCTTGAGTCTAAGGAGCTGGATGCAAACTATTTCCAGCACATTCCTTACCTTGAGTCACAGAAAGCTGAACATGGATATGATTTTACAAATGCAGGCGGAATTCATATTGAGCCAATCGGAGTATATTCCCAAAAGTATAAGAGCCTTGATGAACTTCCTGAGGGTGCATCAATCATTATGAGCAACTCAGTAGCAGACCATGGCCGTATTCTCTCCATGCTTGAAGCAGAGGGACTTATTACTTTAAATGAAGATGTAGAAAAAACGGAAGCAACTCTGGAAGATATTAAAGAAAATCCTAAAAAGTTAAAGTTTGATACTGAATATGAAGCATCACTTCTTCCTCAAATATACAATAATGGAGAAGGGGATGCAGTCCTGATCAACTCCAATTATGCAATTGATGCCGGCTTGAATCCTCTTGAAGATTCAATTGCCATTGAAGACAAAGATTCACCATACGTAAATGTAATTGCAGTCCGCACAGGCGATGAAGAAAAAGAAGGAATTAAAGCTCTTGTAGAAGTGCTTCGTTCTAAAGAAATTCAGGATTTCATTCTTGAAAAATATGAAGGTGCCGTTGTACCGGTATCTGAGTAA
- a CDS encoding carboxymuconolactone decarboxylase family protein has protein sequence MEHYHEPSNSIEAALHDYKVGLGVFTEKMPDLAQHYNAFTEACFKEGVLSQKEKQLIALGISLYSQDEYCIIYHTKGCIDQGASEEEILEAVGVTAAFGGGAAMSQAVTLVQEAMTELNQQSH, from the coding sequence ATGGAACATTATCATGAACCTTCAAACTCGATAGAAGCAGCCCTTCATGACTATAAAGTTGGATTAGGTGTTTTCACTGAAAAAATGCCTGATTTAGCTCAGCATTATAATGCTTTTACAGAAGCCTGTTTTAAGGAAGGGGTTTTATCCCAAAAGGAGAAGCAGCTGATTGCACTTGGAATCAGTTTATATTCTCAGGATGAATACTGTATTATTTATCATACGAAAGGATGCATCGATCAAGGTGCATCAGAAGAAGAAATTCTTGAAGCAGTAGGAGTTACAGCAGCTTTTGGCGGGGGTGCCGCAATGAGCCAGGCGGTTACGCTCGTCCAGGAGGCCATGACAGAATTGAATCAGCAAAGTCACTGA
- the sufC gene encoding Fe-S cluster assembly ATPase SufC, producing MAGSVLTIKDLHVAIEGKEILKGVNLEIKGGEIHAIMGPNGTGKSTLSSAIMGHPKYEVTQGSITLDGEDVLEMEVDERARAGLFLAMQYPSEISGVTNADFLRSAINSRLEEGNEISLMKFIRKMDSKMEFLEMDLDMAQRYLNEGFSGGEKKRNEILQLMMLEPKMAILDEIDSGLDIDALKVVSKGINEMRGEEFGCLIITHYQRLLNYITPDHVHVMMQGRVVKSGGPELAQRLEAEGYDWIKKELGIEDETVGQEA from the coding sequence ATGGCAGGATCAGTACTTACAATTAAAGACCTTCATGTTGCTATTGAGGGAAAAGAAATATTAAAAGGTGTAAACCTTGAAATCAAAGGCGGAGAAATCCACGCCATTATGGGACCGAACGGTACGGGTAAATCTACTCTATCTTCTGCAATCATGGGCCATCCTAAATATGAAGTAACACAGGGAAGCATCACATTAGATGGTGAAGATGTTCTTGAAATGGAAGTTGACGAACGCGCACGCGCAGGCCTATTCCTTGCAATGCAATATCCAAGTGAAATCAGCGGCGTAACAAATGCCGATTTTTTACGTTCTGCAATTAACAGCCGCCTTGAGGAAGGCAATGAAATTTCTCTTATGAAATTCATCCGCAAAATGGACAGCAAGATGGAATTCCTTGAAATGGATCTTGATATGGCTCAGCGTTATCTAAATGAAGGCTTTTCTGGCGGTGAAAAGAAGCGCAATGAAATTCTTCAATTAATGATGCTTGAACCTAAAATGGCGATCCTTGATGAAATTGACTCCGGTTTGGATATCGATGCATTGAAAGTTGTTTCTAAAGGAATCAATGAAATGCGCGGCGAAGAGTTTGGCTGCTTAATCATCACACACTACCAGCGTCTTCTAAACTACATCACTCCTGACCATGTTCACGTGATGATGCAGGGACGCGTTGTAAAATCTGGCGGTCCAGAGCTTGCACAGCGCTTAGAAGCAGAAGGATATGACTGGATTAAGAAAGAATTGGGCATTGAAGACGAAACAGTTGGGCAAGAAGCGTAA
- the sufD gene encoding Fe-S cluster assembly protein SufD, with translation MTTDIKLPFDKEYVSSFSKDMGEPAWLTELRLNALANAENLPMPKPDKTKIDKWNFTQFEKHIVGSEDFSSLNDLPEDVRNLIDTEASDQNLYIQRNNRPTHLAVSKELQEKGVIFTDIFTAAREHGDLLQKYFMKDGVKTDEHRLTALHAALLNGGAFLYIPKNVEISAPIQAVYIHDDKEANLFNHVLVAADDNSSVTYVENYVSTVEEANGIFNIVTEVIANANARVQYGAVDTLAKGTTAYVNRRGVAGRSARIEWALGLMNDGNTVSENTTNLIGDGSFGDTKTVVVGRGEQTQNFTTKVVHFGKNSEGYILKHGVMKDSASSIFNGIGKIEHGASKSNAEQESRVLMLSEKARGDANPILLIDEDDVTAGHAASVGRVDPLQLYYLMSRGISQKEAERLVIHGFLAPVVNALPIEGVKKQLTAVIERKVK, from the coding sequence ATGACAACGGATATAAAATTACCATTTGATAAGGAATATGTTAGTTCCTTTTCAAAAGATATGGGCGAGCCGGCATGGCTGACAGAACTCCGTCTAAATGCGCTTGCAAACGCGGAAAACCTGCCAATGCCAAAGCCTGATAAAACAAAAATAGATAAATGGAACTTTACACAGTTTGAAAAGCATATCGTCGGAAGCGAAGATTTTTCTTCATTAAACGACCTTCCAGAGGATGTCAGAAATCTGATTGACACAGAAGCCAGCGATCAGAACCTATACATTCAGCGTAATAATAGACCAACTCATTTGGCTGTTTCTAAAGAATTGCAGGAAAAAGGTGTTATTTTCACAGACATCTTTACGGCGGCAAGAGAACATGGCGATCTGCTTCAGAAGTATTTTATGAAGGACGGCGTCAAAACGGATGAACACCGTTTAACTGCTTTGCACGCGGCTCTTTTAAACGGCGGAGCGTTCTTGTACATTCCGAAAAACGTGGAAATTTCAGCGCCTATTCAGGCTGTATATATTCATGATGATAAAGAAGCCAACTTATTCAACCACGTATTGGTTGCAGCTGACGATAACAGCTCTGTGACGTATGTAGAAAACTATGTTTCTACAGTTGAGGAAGCAAACGGCATTTTCAATATAGTGACAGAAGTAATTGCCAATGCAAATGCAAGAGTTCAGTATGGTGCTGTTGACACACTTGCTAAAGGAACAACTGCTTATGTGAACCGCCGTGGTGTTGCAGGCAGATCAGCCCGCATTGAATGGGCTCTTGGCCTAATGAATGACGGCAATACAGTTTCAGAGAATACAACAAATCTTATTGGAGACGGTTCTTTCGGTGATACCAAAACAGTTGTGGTAGGACGCGGAGAACAGACTCAAAACTTTACAACGAAAGTAGTTCACTTCGGAAAGAACTCCGAAGGCTACATTTTAAAGCATGGGGTAATGAAAGACTCTGCTTCATCCATCTTTAATGGAATCGGCAAAATTGAGCATGGAGCCTCTAAGTCAAATGCCGAGCAGGAATCACGCGTACTGATGCTAAGCGAAAAAGCGCGCGGGGATGCCAACCCAATTCTGCTAATCGATGAAGATGATGTAACTGCAGGACACGCTGCTTCAGTTGGCCGTGTAGATCCATTGCAGCTTTACTATTTAATGAGCCGCGGCATTTCGCAAAAAGAGGCTGAGCGTCTTGTTATTCACGGCTTCTTAGCGCCTGTTGTAAATGCTCTACCTATCGAAGGGGTTAAAAAGCAGCTGACTGCCGTTATTGAAAGGAAAGTAAAATAA
- a CDS encoding cysteine desulfurase, translating into MNAREIRQMFPILNQEVNGKPLVYLDSAATSQKPVPVIEALDKYYREYNSNVHRGVHTLGTRATDGYEGAREKVRKFINAKSTEEVIFTRGTTTSINTVAASYGRVNLSEGDEIVISYMEHHSNIIPWQQVAKQTGATLKYLPLQEDGTISLEDVRETVTGDTKIVSIMQVSNVLGVMNPIKEIAKIAHENGAIMVVDGAQSAPHMKIDVQDLDCDFLAFSGHKMCGPTGIGVLYGKKKHLEKMEPVEFGGEMIDFVGLYESTWKELPWKFEGGTPIIAGAIGLGAAIDFLEQIGLDAIEAYEHKLAAYAMEKMSAIDGMTIYGPKEASKRAGLVTFNIDDVHPHDVATVLDAEGIAVRAGHHCAQPLMKWLKVSATARASFYLYNTEEDIDKLVSGLVKTKEYFSDVF; encoded by the coding sequence ATGAATGCCCGTGAGATTCGGCAAATGTTTCCCATCCTGAACCAGGAAGTCAATGGAAAGCCCCTTGTTTATCTGGACAGTGCCGCTACTTCCCAAAAACCTGTTCCGGTAATTGAAGCGCTTGATAAATACTATCGGGAATATAATTCGAATGTTCATAGAGGTGTCCATACACTAGGCACTAGAGCAACGGATGGCTATGAGGGTGCCAGGGAAAAGGTACGTAAATTCATTAATGCAAAATCGACTGAGGAAGTTATTTTTACAAGAGGAACAACAACTTCCATCAATACAGTTGCAGCAAGCTACGGGCGCGTTAACCTGTCTGAAGGCGATGAAATTGTTATTTCCTACATGGAGCATCACAGCAATATCATTCCCTGGCAGCAGGTGGCAAAACAAACGGGTGCCACTTTAAAATACCTCCCTCTGCAGGAAGACGGAACTATTTCTCTTGAGGATGTCAGGGAAACCGTAACAGGTGATACGAAAATCGTATCCATCATGCAGGTATCAAATGTACTTGGTGTTATGAACCCGATTAAGGAAATTGCAAAAATTGCCCATGAGAATGGTGCAATCATGGTTGTGGATGGTGCACAAAGTGCTCCCCATATGAAGATTGATGTTCAGGACCTGGATTGTGATTTTCTTGCTTTTTCCGGCCATAAGATGTGCGGTCCTACCGGCATTGGTGTTCTGTACGGAAAGAAAAAGCACCTTGAAAAAATGGAGCCGGTTGAGTTTGGCGGAGAAATGATCGATTTTGTCGGCCTGTATGAATCAACTTGGAAGGAACTTCCGTGGAAATTCGAAGGCGGCACGCCAATTATTGCAGGTGCCATTGGATTAGGTGCTGCAATTGATTTTCTTGAACAGATTGGCCTGGACGCAATTGAGGCTTACGAGCACAAGCTGGCCGCTTATGCTATGGAAAAAATGTCTGCTATAGACGGAATGACCATATATGGGCCGAAAGAAGCGTCGAAACGCGCTGGTCTTGTTACTTTTAATATAGACGATGTTCATCCACATGATGTGGCTACTGTATTGGATGCAGAAGGAATTGCAGTCCGTGCCGGCCACCATTGTGCACAGCCGCTGATGAAATGGCTCAAGGTATCGGCAACTGCACGTGCAAGCTTCTATCTGTACAATACGGAAGAAGATATTGATAAGCTTGTTTCAGGGCTTGTCAAAACAAAGGAGTATTTCAGCGATGTCTTCTAA
- a CDS encoding SUF system NifU family Fe-S cluster assembly protein: protein MSSKNLDTLYRQVIMDHYKNPRNKGVLEDDSLTINMNNPTCGDRIQLTLKLEDGKVADAKFEGEGCSISMSSASMMTQAIKGKNIEEALKLSKVFSDMMLGKEYDEDDLDLGDIEALQGVSQFPARIKCATLAWKAMEKGVSTEKEEQE from the coding sequence ATGTCTTCTAAAAATTTAGATACCCTTTACCGCCAGGTTATAATGGATCATTATAAAAACCCTCGTAACAAAGGGGTACTTGAAGATGACAGCCTGACGATCAATATGAATAACCCTACTTGCGGAGACCGGATTCAACTGACGCTGAAGCTTGAAGATGGCAAAGTGGCAGATGCGAAGTTTGAAGGCGAAGGATGTTCCATTTCCATGTCCTCGGCTTCCATGATGACTCAAGCCATCAAGGGCAAAAATATTGAAGAAGCATTAAAGCTTTCCAAAGTTTTCTCAGACATGATGCTGGGAAAAGAATATGATGAAGACGATCTGGATCTTGGCGATATTGAAGCTCTCCAGGGAGTTTCTCAATTCCCTGCCAGAATCAAATGTGCTACATTGGCATGGAAAGCAATGGAAAAAGGCGTTAGCACGGAGAAAGAAGAACAGGAATAA
- the sufB gene encoding Fe-S cluster assembly protein SufB has protein sequence MAKKMPEIGDYKYGFADKDVSIFRSKRGLTKEIVEEISKLKEEPQWMLDFRLKSLEHFYNMPMPQWGGDLASLNFDEITYYVKPSEKTERSWDEVPEEIKQTFDKLGIPEAEQKYLAGVSAQYESEVVYHNMQEDLEAKGIVFKDTDSALRENEDIFREHWAKVIPPTDNKFAALNSAVWSGGSFIYVPKGIKVDTPLQAYFRINSENMGQFERTLIIVDEGAHVHYVEGCTAPVYTTNSLHSAVVEIIIKKDAYCRYTTIQNWANNVFNLVTKRAVCESNATMEWIDGNIGSKLTMKYPAVILKGEGARGMTLSIALAGKGQHQDAGAKMIHLAPNTSSTIVSKSISKQGGKVTYRGIVHFGRKAEGARANIECDTLIMDNQSTSDTIPYNEILNDNISLEHEAKVSKVSEEQLFYLMSRGISEEEATEMIVMGFIEPFTKELPMEYAVEMNRLIKFEMEGSIG, from the coding sequence ATGGCAAAAAAAATGCCTGAGATCGGCGATTACAAGTATGGTTTTGCCGATAAAGACGTTTCCATTTTCCGATCAAAACGCGGTTTGACAAAAGAAATTGTTGAAGAGATTTCAAAATTGAAGGAAGAGCCACAATGGATGCTTGACTTCCGTTTAAAATCATTGGAGCATTTCTATAACATGCCTATGCCGCAATGGGGCGGAGATTTAGCGTCATTAAACTTTGATGAAATTACGTATTATGTAAAGCCTTCTGAAAAAACTGAACGCTCTTGGGATGAAGTTCCTGAAGAAATTAAACAGACATTTGATAAATTGGGTATTCCTGAAGCAGAGCAGAAGTATCTTGCTGGTGTTTCTGCACAGTATGAATCAGAGGTTGTTTATCATAACATGCAGGAAGACCTTGAAGCGAAAGGAATTGTGTTCAAAGATACCGATTCCGCTCTTCGCGAAAATGAAGATATTTTCCGTGAGCACTGGGCGAAGGTTATCCCTCCAACAGACAACAAGTTCGCTGCATTAAACTCAGCGGTTTGGTCTGGCGGATCGTTCATTTATGTTCCTAAAGGGATTAAGGTTGATACGCCATTGCAGGCATATTTCCGCATTAACTCTGAGAATATGGGGCAGTTTGAGCGTACATTAATCATTGTTGATGAAGGCGCACATGTACACTATGTAGAGGGCTGTACTGCACCAGTTTACACAACAAACTCACTTCACAGTGCGGTTGTTGAAATCATCATCAAAAAAGACGCATACTGCCGTTATACAACCATTCAGAACTGGGCAAACAACGTATTTAACCTGGTTACGAAGCGTGCGGTTTGTGAATCAAACGCAACAATGGAATGGATTGACGGAAACATTGGTTCAAAACTGACAATGAAATATCCGGCAGTTATTCTTAAAGGAGAAGGCGCACGCGGCATGACTCTGTCCATTGCATTAGCTGGTAAAGGACAGCACCAGGATGCAGGTGCGAAAATGATTCACCTTGCACCAAACACTTCTTCGACGATTGTATCGAAGTCGATTTCCAAGCAGGGCGGTAAAGTAACATACCGCGGAATCGTTCACTTCGGCCGCAAAGCTGAAGGTGCACGTGCCAACATCGAATGCGATACGTTAATCATGGATAACCAGTCAACTTCCGATACAATTCCTTACAATGAAATCCTGAACGACAACATCTCTCTTGAGCATGAAGCGAAGGTTTCAAAAGTATCAGAAGAACAGCTATTCTATCTAATGAGCCGTGGAATTTCAGAGGAAGAAGCAACAGAAATGATCGTAATGGGCTTCATCGAGCCATTTACGAAAGAACTTCCAATGGAATACGCAGTAGAGATGAACCGCCTGATCAAATTCGAGATGGAAGGTTCCATCGGTTAA
- a CDS encoding DUF72 domain-containing protein: MIIIGVTGWGDHDSLYSGNISPRDKLKEYAGHFPTVEVDSAFYAVQPKRNSSKWVKDTPESFQFIVKAYQGMTSHQRGEIPFESKEEMFEAFKDSLEPYIQSSKLAMVLFQFPPWFDCKKANVDYLRWCKEQMGEIPCALEFRHQSWFRPEFKESTLRFMREEGWIHSICDEPQAGEGSVPTVLETTSPDKVLVRFHGRNFHGWQKKNGDNWREVRYLYRYNEKELAEWAEHLKQLEKNCKNVFVVFNNNSGGDAADNAKQMIGLLDIEYQQLAPRQLDLF; encoded by the coding sequence ATGATTATCATAGGCGTAACAGGCTGGGGCGACCATGATAGCCTTTATTCAGGCAATATATCGCCGAGAGATAAATTAAAGGAGTACGCCGGCCATTTTCCGACTGTGGAGGTGGACTCTGCTTTTTATGCGGTGCAGCCAAAACGCAACTCTTCAAAATGGGTAAAGGACACGCCTGAATCTTTTCAATTCATAGTAAAAGCCTACCAGGGCATGACCAGCCATCAGAGAGGCGAAATCCCCTTTGAAAGCAAAGAAGAAATGTTTGAAGCTTTCAAAGACTCATTGGAGCCTTATATCCAATCCAGCAAACTGGCTATGGTGCTGTTTCAATTCCCGCCATGGTTTGACTGCAAAAAAGCCAATGTCGACTATCTTCGCTGGTGCAAAGAGCAGATGGGGGAAATCCCATGTGCCCTTGAGTTCAGGCATCAATCATGGTTTCGGCCGGAGTTTAAGGAAAGCACATTAAGGTTTATGAGAGAAGAAGGCTGGATTCACAGCATCTGTGACGAACCGCAAGCCGGTGAGGGTTCAGTTCCAACTGTCCTGGAAACAACCAGTCCTGATAAGGTGCTTGTTCGTTTTCATGGCCGAAATTTTCATGGCTGGCAGAAGAAGAATGGAGACAACTGGCGCGAGGTCCGCTATCTTTACCGCTATAACGAAAAAGAACTGGCTGAATGGGCAGAACATCTAAAACAACTTGAGAAAAATTGTAAAAATGTATTCGTCGTCTTCAATAATAACTCTGGCGGTGATGCGGCAGACAACGCTAAACAAATGATCGGCCTGCTTGATATTGAGTACCAGCAGCTCGCTCCCAGACAGCTTGATTTATTTTAA
- a CDS encoding DUF1805 domain-containing protein, producing the protein MIDLKPIDIDGHTFLSVSVQLPKTNLLVVTNDKGYIMCGALDVALLNEKLKDRKVIAGRAVGVKTIEQLLNAPLESVTYEAEELGIVKGTIGREALLKMI; encoded by the coding sequence ATGATTGATTTAAAACCGATTGATATAGATGGCCATACTTTTTTGAGTGTATCGGTGCAATTGCCGAAGACCAATTTGCTGGTTGTAACGAATGATAAAGGGTATATCATGTGCGGCGCCCTTGATGTAGCTTTGCTGAATGAGAAGCTTAAGGACCGCAAAGTAATCGCCGGCAGGGCGGTCGGCGTAAAAACCATAGAGCAGCTGTTAAATGCCCCCCTTGAATCTGTCACATATGAGGCAGAGGAACTGGGCATTGTTAAAGGGACGATAGGAAGAGAAGCTCTACTTAAAATGATCTAA